In Panulirus ornatus isolate Po-2019 chromosome 9, ASM3632096v1, whole genome shotgun sequence, one genomic interval encodes:
- the LOC139750164 gene encoding uncharacterized protein isoform X10: protein MNKLVRITIITLILGLSLLAVIFTANWLLLAEQERLSSLLQARHKDSYSVSIPLLGTFIPKPLELPRVPNPDVNALFVLPQTLKDVLALRKMVYQPEALTFVDRLKVFLYHCSLSLLVVPVVVLVVLGILILGLCILYRYKNILTGLWRRLKGLLLRGLCILRENVFRRRTEQAQCVHKNFLSGLWRRPQLSSRIIRYILVACTVGFMLFLVLPHNTLAFRVDEFYLMVVYIIVELCPEAPDTSEDSTETVVDSPEDNAPEVKDTPDDAPEVVDTPDDAPEVVDTPEDDSSEVEDTSDDAPEVEDTPEDDAPEVVEDTPEDDAPEVVEDTPEDDAPEAVEDTPDDAPEVVEDTPEVNASEVVEDTPEVNASEVVEDTPEDDASEVVEDTPEDDASVVVEDTPEDDASVVVEDTAEDDAPEVVEDTAEDDAPEVVEDTPEDDAPEVVKDTQEDDAPEVVEDTPEDDASVVVEDTPEDDTSVQSGRSNRKTPAQSSKKTRSRRKKIRPRRKKSTPAQGSGDRDSPVRESGKNRTPAKDSNTREAGNNNFRRDRRWLEFLEMPTEEREFVQKETPSIEDEFGIKIKFPKRRNYIILQGGRQAVSQACLKLQRLVDLSQPSGVDLLAEVNNTSYRVRPNRIWPCGNVLRKVNVDPSLHGVLIGRSGQTVQGIRNKYCVDIYVPGKSEEYKTIDIVGQSKDVQAAKKEVLRLIRQSTRRSSRMYGNFLRRSTQSYERTSRRRGPKAVSGDVAEEVKSEVVTDDVAEEVKSEVVTDDVAEEVESEVVTDDVAEEVKSEVVTDDVAEEVKSEVVTDDVAEEVESEVVTDDVAEEVKSEVVTDDVAEEVKSEVVTDDVAEEVESEVVTDDVAEEVKSEVVTDDVAEEVKSEVVTHDVAEKVKSEVVTHDVAEEVKSEVVTHDVAEEVKSEVVASGDDWREDTEGFWRVD from the exons atgaataaattagtACGTATTACTATCATCACCCTTATCCTGGGGTTGTCTCTCCTCGCCGTGATCTTTACTGCGAACTGGTTGCTGCTGGCGGAGCAGGAGAGGCTCTCGTCCCTCCTGCAGGCGCGACACAAGGATTCCTATTCAGTATCAATACCTCTTCTGGGCACATTCATACCCAAGCCCTTGGAGCTTCCGAGGGTGCCAAACCCAGACGTGAACGCTCTCTTCGTTCTCCCTCAAACACTGAAGGACGTGCTTGCCCTACGGAAGATGGTGTACCAGCCCGAGGCCCTCACCTTCGTCGACCGCCTGAAGGTCTTCCTGTATCACTGCAGTCTTTCACTCTTGGTGGTGcctgtagtggtgctggtagtgttgggGATCTTAATCCTGGGACTGTGCATCCTGTACCGTTACAAGAATATCCTGACGGGACTCTGGAGGAGACTTAAGGGGCTCCTTCTCCGGGGATTGTGCATTCTGCGGGAAAACGTATTCCGTCGCAGAACTGAGCAAGCTCAGTGCGTGCACAAGAATTTCCTGAGTGGCCTCTGGAGGAGACCCCAGCTGTCGTCCAGGATCATAAGATACATACTCGTTGCGTGCACCGTGGGCTTCATGCTTTTCCTGGTTTTGCCGCATAATACGTTGGCTTTCAGGGTAGACGAATTCTATTTGATGGTCGTCTATATAATAGTTGAACTATGCCCAGAAGCCCCAGACACTTCAGAAGACTCTACTGAAACTGTTGTAGACTCTCCAGAAGATAATGCTCCTGAAGTTAAAGACACtccagatgatgctcctgaagttgttgacactccagatgatgctcctgaagttgttgacactccagaagatgattcTTCTGAAGTTGAAGACACTtcagatgatgctcctgaagttgaagacactccagaagatgatgctcctgaagttgtcgaagacactccagaagatgatgctcctgaagttgtcgaagacactccagaagatgatgctcctgaagctgtcgaagacactccagatgatgctcctgaagttgtcgaagacactccagaagtGAATGCttctgaagttgtcgaagacactccagaagtGAATGCttctgaagttgtcgaagacactccagaagatgatgcttctgaagttgtcgaagacactccagaagatgatgcttctgtagttgtcgaagacactccagaagatgatgcttctgtagttgtcgaagacactgcagaagatgatgctcctgaagttgtcgaagacactgcagaagatgatgctcctgaagttgtcgaagacactccagaagatgatgctcctgaagttgtcaAAGACACTCaagaagatgatgctcctgaagttgtcgaagatactccagaagatgatgcttctgtagttgtcgaagacactccagaagatgatacTTCTGTTCAGAGTGGTAGGAGCAACAGGAAGACTCCAGCTCAGAGTAGTAAGAAGACCAGAAGTCGTAGGAAGAAGATCAGACCTCGTAGGAAGAAGAGTACTCCAGCTCAGGGTTCTGGCGATAGGGATTCTCCAGTTCGGGAGTCTGGTAAGAACAGAACCCCAGCGAAGGACTCAAACACCCGCGAGGCTGGTAATAATAACTTCAGGCGAGATAGGAGGTGGTTGGAGTTTTTGGAAATgccaactgaagagagagagtttgtccaGAAGGAAACCCCATCTATTGAGGACGAATTTGGTATTAAGATTAAGTTCCCCAAGAGAAGGAACTATATCATCCTGCAAGGAGGACGTCAAGCTGTCAGTCAGGCTTGCCTAAAACTGCAGCGTCTGGTGGACCTGTCTCAGCCCAGCGGTGTCGACCTCCTCGCGGAAGTGAACAATACCTCGTACAGGGTTCGTCCTAACAGAATTTGGCCATGTGGGAACGTCTTACGAAAGGTGAATGTTGACCCCAGTCTTCATGGTGTACTTATTGGTAGATCGGGGCAAACCGTGCAGGGCATTAGAAataagtattgtgttgacatttacGTGCCCGGGAAGTCAGAGGAGTACAAGACAATCGATATTGTCGGACAAAGTAAAGATGTGCAGGCGGCCAAGAAGGAGGTGCTGCGGCTCATTAGACAAAGCACCAGGCGTTCCTCCAGAATGTACGGCAACTTTCTGAGGCGCTCCACCCAGTCCTATGAAAGAACGTCCAGGAGGAGGGGGCCTAaggctgtgtctggtgatgtagccgaagag gtgaagtctgaagttgtgactgatgatgtagccgaagaggtgaagtctgaagttgtgactgatgatgtagccgaagaggtggagtctgaagttgtgactgatgatgtagccgaagaggtgaagtctgaagttgtgactgatgatgtagccgaagag gtgaagtctgaagttgtgactgatgatgtagccgaagaggtggagtctgaagttgtgactgatgatgtagccgaagaggtgaagtctgaagttgtgactgatgatgtagccgaagaggtgaagtctgaagttgtgactgatgatgtagccgaagaggtggagtctgaagttgtgactgatgatgtagccgaagaggtgaagtctgaagttgtgactgatgatgtagccgaagaggtgaagtctgaagttgtgactcatgatgtagccgaaaaggtgaagtctgaagttgtgactcatgatgtagccgaagaggtgaagtctgaagttgtgactcatgatgtagccgaagaggtgaagtctgaagttgtagcTTCTGGTGATGACTGGCGAGAGGATACGGAGGGGTTCTGGCGTGTTGACTGA
- the LOC139750164 gene encoding uncharacterized protein isoform X6 has product MNKLVRITIITLILGLSLLAVIFTANWLLLAEQERLSSLLQARHKDSYSVSIPLLGTFIPKPLELPRVPNPDVNALFVLPQTLKDVLALRKMVYQPEALTFVDRLKVFLYHCSLSLLVVPVVVLVVLGILILGLCILYRYKNILTGLWRRLKGLLLRGLCILRENVFRRRTEQAQCVHKNFLSGLWRRPQLSSRIIRYILVACTVGFMLFLVLPHNTLAFRVDEFYLMVVYIIVELCPEAPDTSEDSTETVVDSPEDNAPEVKDTPDDAPEVVDTPDDAPEVVDTPEDDSSEVEDTSDDAPEVEDTPEDDAPEVVEDTPEDDAPEVVEDTPEDDAPEAVEDTPDDAPEVVEDTPEVNASEVVEDTPEVNASEVVEDTPEDDASEVVEDTPEDDASVVVEDTPEDDASVVVEDTAEDDAPEVVEDTAEDDAPEVVEDTPEDDAPEVVKDTQEDDAPEVVEDTPEDDASVVVEDTPEDDTSVQSGRSNRKTPAQSSKKTRSRRKKIRPRRKKSTPAQGSGDRDSPVRESGKNRTPAKDSNTREAGNNNFRRDRRWLEFLEMPTEEREFVQKETPSIEDEFGIKIKFPKRRNYIILQGGRQAVSQACLKLQRLVDLSQPSGVDLLAEVNNTSYRVRPNRIWPCGNVLRKVNVDPSLHGVLIGRSGQTVQGIRNKYCVDIYVPGKSEEYKTIDIVGQSKDVQAAKKEVLRLIRQSTRRSSRMYGNFLRRSTQSYERTSRRRGPKAVSGDVAEEVESEVVTDDVAEEVKSEVVTDDVAEEVKSEVVTDDVAEEVESEVVTDDVAEEVKSEVVTDDVAEEVKSEVVTDDVAEEVESEVVTDDVAEEVKSEVVTDDVAEEVKSEVVTDDVAEEVESEVVTDDVAEEVKSEVVTDDVAEEVKSEVVTHDVAEKVKSEVVTHDVAEEVKSEVVTHDVAEEVKSEVVASGDDWREDTEGFWRVD; this is encoded by the exons atgaataaattagtACGTATTACTATCATCACCCTTATCCTGGGGTTGTCTCTCCTCGCCGTGATCTTTACTGCGAACTGGTTGCTGCTGGCGGAGCAGGAGAGGCTCTCGTCCCTCCTGCAGGCGCGACACAAGGATTCCTATTCAGTATCAATACCTCTTCTGGGCACATTCATACCCAAGCCCTTGGAGCTTCCGAGGGTGCCAAACCCAGACGTGAACGCTCTCTTCGTTCTCCCTCAAACACTGAAGGACGTGCTTGCCCTACGGAAGATGGTGTACCAGCCCGAGGCCCTCACCTTCGTCGACCGCCTGAAGGTCTTCCTGTATCACTGCAGTCTTTCACTCTTGGTGGTGcctgtagtggtgctggtagtgttgggGATCTTAATCCTGGGACTGTGCATCCTGTACCGTTACAAGAATATCCTGACGGGACTCTGGAGGAGACTTAAGGGGCTCCTTCTCCGGGGATTGTGCATTCTGCGGGAAAACGTATTCCGTCGCAGAACTGAGCAAGCTCAGTGCGTGCACAAGAATTTCCTGAGTGGCCTCTGGAGGAGACCCCAGCTGTCGTCCAGGATCATAAGATACATACTCGTTGCGTGCACCGTGGGCTTCATGCTTTTCCTGGTTTTGCCGCATAATACGTTGGCTTTCAGGGTAGACGAATTCTATTTGATGGTCGTCTATATAATAGTTGAACTATGCCCAGAAGCCCCAGACACTTCAGAAGACTCTACTGAAACTGTTGTAGACTCTCCAGAAGATAATGCTCCTGAAGTTAAAGACACtccagatgatgctcctgaagttgttgacactccagatgatgctcctgaagttgttgacactccagaagatgattcTTCTGAAGTTGAAGACACTtcagatgatgctcctgaagttgaagacactccagaagatgatgctcctgaagttgtcgaagacactccagaagatgatgctcctgaagttgtcgaagacactccagaagatgatgctcctgaagctgtcgaagacactccagatgatgctcctgaagttgtcgaagacactccagaagtGAATGCttctgaagttgtcgaagacactccagaagtGAATGCttctgaagttgtcgaagacactccagaagatgatgcttctgaagttgtcgaagacactccagaagatgatgcttctgtagttgtcgaagacactccagaagatgatgcttctgtagttgtcgaagacactgcagaagatgatgctcctgaagttgtcgaagacactgcagaagatgatgctcctgaagttgtcgaagacactccagaagatgatgctcctgaagttgtcaAAGACACTCaagaagatgatgctcctgaagttgtcgaagatactccagaagatgatgcttctgtagttgtcgaagacactccagaagatgatacTTCTGTTCAGAGTGGTAGGAGCAACAGGAAGACTCCAGCTCAGAGTAGTAAGAAGACCAGAAGTCGTAGGAAGAAGATCAGACCTCGTAGGAAGAAGAGTACTCCAGCTCAGGGTTCTGGCGATAGGGATTCTCCAGTTCGGGAGTCTGGTAAGAACAGAACCCCAGCGAAGGACTCAAACACCCGCGAGGCTGGTAATAATAACTTCAGGCGAGATAGGAGGTGGTTGGAGTTTTTGGAAATgccaactgaagagagagagtttgtccaGAAGGAAACCCCATCTATTGAGGACGAATTTGGTATTAAGATTAAGTTCCCCAAGAGAAGGAACTATATCATCCTGCAAGGAGGACGTCAAGCTGTCAGTCAGGCTTGCCTAAAACTGCAGCGTCTGGTGGACCTGTCTCAGCCCAGCGGTGTCGACCTCCTCGCGGAAGTGAACAATACCTCGTACAGGGTTCGTCCTAACAGAATTTGGCCATGTGGGAACGTCTTACGAAAGGTGAATGTTGACCCCAGTCTTCATGGTGTACTTATTGGTAGATCGGGGCAAACCGTGCAGGGCATTAGAAataagtattgtgttgacatttacGTGCCCGGGAAGTCAGAGGAGTACAAGACAATCGATATTGTCGGACAAAGTAAAGATGTGCAGGCGGCCAAGAAGGAGGTGCTGCGGCTCATTAGACAAAGCACCAGGCGTTCCTCCAGAATGTACGGCAACTTTCTGAGGCGCTCCACCCAGTCCTATGAAAGAACGTCCAGGAGGAGGGGGCCTAaggctgtgtctggtgatgtagccgaagag gtggagtctgaagttgtgactgatgatgtagccgaagaggtgaagtctgaagttgtgactgatgatgtagccgaagaggtgaagtctgaagttgtgactgatgatgtagccgaagaggtggagtctgaagttgtgactgatgatgtagccgaagaggtgaagtctgaagttgtgactgatgatgtagccgaagag gtgaagtctgaagttgtgactgatgatgtagccgaagaggtggagtctgaagttgtgactgatgatgtagccgaagaggtgaagtctgaagttgtgactgatgatgtagccgaagaggtgaagtctgaagttgtgactgatgatgtagccgaagaggtggagtctgaagttgtgactgatgatgtagccgaagaggtgaagtctgaagttgtgactgatgatgtagccgaagaggtgaagtctgaagttgtgactcatgatgtagccgaaaaggtgaagtctgaagttgtgactcatgatgtagccgaagaggtgaagtctgaagttgtgactcatgatgtagccgaagaggtgaagtctgaagttgtagcTTCTGGTGATGACTGGCGAGAGGATACGGAGGGGTTCTGGCGTGTTGACTGA
- the LOC139750164 gene encoding uncharacterized protein isoform X14 yields MNKLVRITIITLILGLSLLAVIFTANWLLLAEQERLSSLLQARHKDSYSVSIPLLGTFIPKPLELPRVPNPDVNALFVLPQTLKDVLALRKMVYQPEALTFVDRLKVFLYHCSLSLLVVPVVVLVVLGILILGLCILYRYKNILTGLWRRLKGLLLRGLCILRENVFRRRTEQAQCVHKNFLSGLWRRPQLSSRIIRYILVACTVGFMLFLVLPHNTLAFRVDEFYLMVVYIIVELCPEAPDTSEDSTETVVDSPEDNAPEVKDTPDDAPEVVDTPDDAPEVVDTPEDDSSEVEDTSDDAPEVEDTPEDDAPEVVEDTPEDDAPEVVEDTPEDDAPEAVEDTPDDAPEVVEDTPEVNASEVVEDTPEVNASEVVEDTPEDDASEVVEDTPEDDASVVVEDTPEDDASVVVEDTAEDDAPEVVEDTAEDDAPEVVEDTPEDDAPEVVKDTQEDDAPEVVEDTPEDDASVVVEDTPEDDTSVQSGRSNRKTPAQSSKKTRSRRKKIRPRRKKSTPAQGSGDRDSPVRESGKNRTPAKDSNTREAGNNNFRRDRRWLEFLEMPTEEREFVQKETPSIEDEFGIKIKFPKRRNYIILQGGRQAVSQACLKLQRLVDLSQPSGVDLLAEVNNTSYRVRPNRIWPCGNVLRKVNVDPSLHGVLIGRSGQTVQGIRNKYCVDIYVPGKSEEYKTIDIVGQSKDVQAAKKEVLRLIRQSTRRSSRMYGNFLRRSTQSYERTSRRRGPKAVSGDVAEEVKSEVVTDDVAEEVESEVVTDDVAEEVKSEVVTDDVAEEVKSEVVTDDVAEEVESEVVTDDVAEEVKSEVVTDDVAEEVKSEVVTDDVAEEVESEVVTDDVAEEVKSEVVTHDVAEEVKSEVVTHDVAEEVKSEVVASGDDWREDTEGFWRVD; encoded by the exons atgaataaattagtACGTATTACTATCATCACCCTTATCCTGGGGTTGTCTCTCCTCGCCGTGATCTTTACTGCGAACTGGTTGCTGCTGGCGGAGCAGGAGAGGCTCTCGTCCCTCCTGCAGGCGCGACACAAGGATTCCTATTCAGTATCAATACCTCTTCTGGGCACATTCATACCCAAGCCCTTGGAGCTTCCGAGGGTGCCAAACCCAGACGTGAACGCTCTCTTCGTTCTCCCTCAAACACTGAAGGACGTGCTTGCCCTACGGAAGATGGTGTACCAGCCCGAGGCCCTCACCTTCGTCGACCGCCTGAAGGTCTTCCTGTATCACTGCAGTCTTTCACTCTTGGTGGTGcctgtagtggtgctggtagtgttgggGATCTTAATCCTGGGACTGTGCATCCTGTACCGTTACAAGAATATCCTGACGGGACTCTGGAGGAGACTTAAGGGGCTCCTTCTCCGGGGATTGTGCATTCTGCGGGAAAACGTATTCCGTCGCAGAACTGAGCAAGCTCAGTGCGTGCACAAGAATTTCCTGAGTGGCCTCTGGAGGAGACCCCAGCTGTCGTCCAGGATCATAAGATACATACTCGTTGCGTGCACCGTGGGCTTCATGCTTTTCCTGGTTTTGCCGCATAATACGTTGGCTTTCAGGGTAGACGAATTCTATTTGATGGTCGTCTATATAATAGTTGAACTATGCCCAGAAGCCCCAGACACTTCAGAAGACTCTACTGAAACTGTTGTAGACTCTCCAGAAGATAATGCTCCTGAAGTTAAAGACACtccagatgatgctcctgaagttgttgacactccagatgatgctcctgaagttgttgacactccagaagatgattcTTCTGAAGTTGAAGACACTtcagatgatgctcctgaagttgaagacactccagaagatgatgctcctgaagttgtcgaagacactccagaagatgatgctcctgaagttgtcgaagacactccagaagatgatgctcctgaagctgtcgaagacactccagatgatgctcctgaagttgtcgaagacactccagaagtGAATGCttctgaagttgtcgaagacactccagaagtGAATGCttctgaagttgtcgaagacactccagaagatgatgcttctgaagttgtcgaagacactccagaagatgatgcttctgtagttgtcgaagacactccagaagatgatgcttctgtagttgtcgaagacactgcagaagatgatgctcctgaagttgtcgaagacactgcagaagatgatgctcctgaagttgtcgaagacactccagaagatgatgctcctgaagttgtcaAAGACACTCaagaagatgatgctcctgaagttgtcgaagatactccagaagatgatgcttctgtagttgtcgaagacactccagaagatgatacTTCTGTTCAGAGTGGTAGGAGCAACAGGAAGACTCCAGCTCAGAGTAGTAAGAAGACCAGAAGTCGTAGGAAGAAGATCAGACCTCGTAGGAAGAAGAGTACTCCAGCTCAGGGTTCTGGCGATAGGGATTCTCCAGTTCGGGAGTCTGGTAAGAACAGAACCCCAGCGAAGGACTCAAACACCCGCGAGGCTGGTAATAATAACTTCAGGCGAGATAGGAGGTGGTTGGAGTTTTTGGAAATgccaactgaagagagagagtttgtccaGAAGGAAACCCCATCTATTGAGGACGAATTTGGTATTAAGATTAAGTTCCCCAAGAGAAGGAACTATATCATCCTGCAAGGAGGACGTCAAGCTGTCAGTCAGGCTTGCCTAAAACTGCAGCGTCTGGTGGACCTGTCTCAGCCCAGCGGTGTCGACCTCCTCGCGGAAGTGAACAATACCTCGTACAGGGTTCGTCCTAACAGAATTTGGCCATGTGGGAACGTCTTACGAAAGGTGAATGTTGACCCCAGTCTTCATGGTGTACTTATTGGTAGATCGGGGCAAACCGTGCAGGGCATTAGAAataagtattgtgttgacatttacGTGCCCGGGAAGTCAGAGGAGTACAAGACAATCGATATTGTCGGACAAAGTAAAGATGTGCAGGCGGCCAAGAAGGAGGTGCTGCGGCTCATTAGACAAAGCACCAGGCGTTCCTCCAGAATGTACGGCAACTTTCTGAGGCGCTCCACCCAGTCCTATGAAAGAACGTCCAGGAGGAGGGGGCCTAaggctgtgtctggtgatgtagccgaagaggtgaagtctgaagttgtgactgatgatgtagccgaagaggtggagtctgaagttgtgactgatgatgtagccgaagaggtgaagtctgaagttgtgactgatgatgtagccgaagaggtgaagtctgaagttgtgactgatgatgtagccgaagaggtggagtctgaagttgtgactgatgatgtagccgaagaggtgaagtctgaagttgtgactgatgatgtagccgaagag gtgaagtctgaagttgtgactgatgatgtagccgaagaggtggagtctgaagttgtgactgatgatgtagccgaagag gtgaagtctgaagttgtgactcatgatgtagccgaagaggtgaagtctgaagttgtgactcatgatgtagccgaagaggtgaagtctgaagttgtagcTTCTGGTGATGACTGGCGAGAGGATACGGAGGGGTTCTGGCGTGTTGACTGA